In the Kineosporia sp. NBRC 101731 genome, GGTCATCGAGGTCGAGGACGCCCTAGCGGCGTCGGAGCAGAAGGTCGCCAAGCTCGAACCGAAGGCTGCATACGTCGACCGGGTAATCCTCGTCGAGGGCGATCTGTCGGTGCGGGACACGGCGCAGATCCTCAAGCGCGACCATGGTCTCGATGTTGGCGAGCATCGCCTCTTCGCCCGGCTGCGCGAGTGGAAGTGGATCGGCGCCGACCGTCGCCCCTACCAGCGGTACATCGAATGCGGCTGGCTCTCCGTCAAGGAACAGAGCTACGAGCACCCCAAGACGGGCGAGCGGACTGCCGCTTCTCCTCAGGTTCGCGTGACCGCCCGCGGACGCCTTGAAATCCACCAGCGACTCGCGGCTGGCCAGACCGCCCTCGAACTGGAAAGCGGTGCTCTCTGATGTCGACGAACACGAAGATCGAATGGGCCACGAAGTCCTGGTCTCCCGTTCTTGGCTGCGACCGGGTTTCGCCGGGATGTGATGGCTGTTATGCCATCCGCACGGTCCACCGCCTCGCGCACAACCCGAGCCCGAAGGTCGGCCCGCTGTACGTTGATTTGACCGAGCGCCGGGATGGGCGCCTGGACTGGACGGGGAACATCCGCACGATCCCTGAACGCTTGAACGACCCAATCGAGTGGCGCAAGCCGCAGCGCATCTTCGTGAACTCGCAGGCCGACCTGTTCCACAAGGACGTGCCCCAAGACTTCATCGTCAAGGTGCTGGCCGTGATGGCCATGGCGCCCCAGCACACGTTCCTGGTGCTGACGAAACGCCACGCCCGCATGCGGTCAATCCTGTCGGACCCGGCATTGCAGGCGGACGTTCAGGCCGAGGTGCGTCGAATGCACGCCGACCGGGACTGGGGCGAGCCGTTGCAGAAGCGGTGGCCGCTGCGGAACCTGCATCTCGGCGTCTCGGTCGAGGACCAGCACTGGGCGGACATCCGTATCCCTGCCCTGCTGGCCACGCCGGCCGCGGTTCGCTGGATCAGCGCTGAGCCACTTCTGGGGCCAATCGATCTCGATCTGCCGCGGTGTGACACCCATGGCCGGGATGAAATTCACGCCGACCAGAACGGTCAGCAGTGGTGCACCGACTGTTCCGCCGACGGGTTCGGCGGCGAGCTGTCTTACGGGCACTGGCTGACCCTTGACGGCGGCCTGGATGGCGTAATCGTCGGCGGCGAGTCAGGCCCGGCCGCGCGGCCGATGAACCCCAACTGGGCCCGCTCGCTGCGAGATCAGTGCGACGAGTACGGCGTCCCCTTCGCCTTCAAGCAGTGGGGTGAGTACCGACCGCTTGCGATGGGGCCGCTGAGCGTTCGGGAAGAGACGACTCCCCGGGACGTGTGGATCGACAACGCTGGGACGGTTACTCCGAACGTCGATCCGTGCGTCGTCGAACTGGACGCCCGCGTCATGCGCCGCGTCGGGAAGAAGGCAGCGGGCCGACTGCTGGACGGGCAGCTCCACGACGAGTACGCGGCGGTGGCGGTATGAAGGCCACCCGCACCGCCCGTAGAACGTTCTCCTGCGACATGCGCCGGGACGTGTGCAATGGCATCCGGAAGGGCGTCCGCTACCAGTACGAGACGCTCCCGCCGGGCGGGGAGCTCGGGTTCGCGAGCTGGACTGTTTGGCGAGCGTGCATGGCTTGCGTCGAGGACCGCCGCGAAGAGGGCTACCGGTGGATCCGGAACAACTACGGCGTGGATGCCTTTCACGGCGGCGAGGTCGCGTTCGATGGCCGGAATGGCTCGTTGGTCGGCACATTCGGCAGTCACCTGCTGGTCCTGCTGGACGGCGACGAGAAGCCCGTCCAGGTGCACCCACGTGACGCCGGCCTGGTCTACATGGTGGAGGCGACGGCATGACGAAGCTGATGCCGTACGAGATCAGTGACGACGGGCGAACACTTCTGATTCGCATGCCCAATGGTGACGGAATCCTGACGACGACGTTCCGCCGCGACGAGGGCATGCCGTGGACCGAACAGGACATCGTGGAGGCAATGGCCTCCGTGATGGCCAAGGTGAACATGGCGCCGGGGCAGGAGAACACCCACCGCCGCATCAAGGTCGGCCCGTACGCCATCTACGCGTCCCTCATGACGGGCCCGCCCACGTGGTGGGTGCCGCAGGTGTCGGTGAAGCGGGAATTCATGGTCGGGTGGCTTCGTGCCGCGCTGGCGATCGCGGTACGGCGAGAGGACGCCCTGTGACCCGCGTCCTCGACGGCACCCCATCCGTGCGCAACATGCACGGCACGTGGACCATCGAGCAGGCCGCCTGCATCCTCAACGCCTCCGGCCTGTACGTGACCGTCCGCGACCTCCACGCCGCGTTCCGCCAACACGGCTGGATCCGCGGCGCCCACGTCGACCGTGAAATCACCAGAGCCGCATGGACATACCTCGACCAGGACGCCGACCACCTCGTCATCACCGGCCCCGGGATCGCCGAAATCCACAAGCGGCTCGGAGGAACGAAACCCATCAAGGTGCACTGCCAGGTGATCCGGTGAGCGCCGGCCGACAGACCACGAACAGGGGAACAATCTGATGCTTCGACTAAACGACTGGTTCTGCGGTGCTGGTGGGGCCACCCAGGGCGCACACACTGTCCCCGGGGTCGAACCCGTCCTCGCCGCCAACCACAACGAGCAAGCCATCGCCACGCACTCGGCAAACTTCCCGGACGTCGAGCACTTCAGAGGCGACATCAAGGACCTCGACGTGGCCGGGCACCCGTACGCGGAGATCTTCTGGGCCTCGCCGGAGTGCACGAATTGGTCCGTGGCCAAGGGAAAGAAGGTCGACTACGACGGCAGCAAGCAGCCGGGTCTCTTCGGTGACACGGAGATCGAAGACGACGTCATGCGGTCCCGGGCGCTCATGCAGGACGTCATCCGCTACCTCGAAGGCATGGACCTCCGGCAGCAGCCCGTGCTGGCCGGCGTCGTGGAGAACGTGACGGACATTCGGAAGTGGGAGCACTGGCACGCCTGGCGGTCCCGGATCGAAAAAATCGGCTACCGGACCCGCCTGATCGCGCTGAACAGCATGCACGCCGAGTCGACCAGGGCACCCCGGGCCCCGCAGTCCCGCGACCGCCTGTACCTGGCCTACTGGCACACCAAGATCGGTCGCGATCCCGACTGGGACCGGTGGCTCCGCCCGTCCGCGCACTGTCCGACCTGCGACCGTGACGTCGCGGCCGTGCAGTCCTGGAAGAAGCCGGGCACCGACATGGGCCGGTACCGGCAGCAGTACGTCTACCGGTGCCCAACCGTCTCCTGCCGTGGACAGATCGTCGAGCCCGTCTTCGTCCCGGCCGCTGCGGCCATCGACTGGACGCTGCCCGGGACGCGGATCGGCGACCGGGCCAAGCCGCTGGCGGACAAGACGCTCGCACGGATCCGGGCCGGGATCGAGAAGTACGCCCGGCCGATCAGCCTGGAGGCCGCAGGCAACACGTTCGAGCGCCGCCCGGGCGTCCGGACCTGGCCGATGGACGAGCCGCTGAAGACGCTGCACACGTCGGCATCCAAGGCGCTGGCCGTTCCCCCGATGCTCATGCCCGCAGGCGGCACATGGAACGACACAGGACAGCCGCTCTCCCAGCCGATGCGGGCGCGCACCACCCGGGAGACGGAAGGGGTCCTGGTTCCACCGCTTCTCGTGCCGGTCGAGGGGCGCGACGGTAAGCAGGCGGGCGCCGTGGCCGAGCACCTGCGGACAATGACGACCCGGAACGAGACAGGCCTCCTCATCCCACCGTTCATCACCGAGCTGCGCGGTGGCGGCTCCGATCACCGGCCCATCAGCGAGTCCCTGGCCACGATCACGGCGTCCGGGAACCATCACGGGCTCGTGACCATGCAGGCGTGGGCCGCGATGTACGGCTACGACAGCGGTGCGCTCCGCAACCACCACCAGATGCCGATGCCGACTCAGACCACGGTCCAGGGCGACGGCGTGCTGACCGGCCAGGGCCTGCCCGCGGTCGAAGACTGTCTCTTCCGAATGCTCGAACCCCACGAGATCCACGCCGGTATGGCGTTCGTCCCGGGCTACATCGTCCTCGGCTCCAAGCGCGACAAGGTCAAACAGCTGGGCAACGCGGTCACCCCACCGGTGGCCGAGGTGCTCGTCTCAGCGCTCGTCGAGTGCATCAGCGGCGAGCCGATCGAGCGCGCAGCATGAACGTCGAGCAAGGGTCGGTCGTCTGGTAGCCACGCAATCAACCCACGCCATCAGAGTTGGATCAGTAGCCAATGGGATAGGATCAGAAGCGGCTCAGAAACGAAACTGCGACCCCCTCATTCCTTGGCCGGAGCGGGGATCGCAGCTGAGGCACCACCGAGCAGGCCCATGTCCATGCACCACTACAGGAGGTCTCGTGTCTGAGGCTAGCAACGCCCGCAATGCCCGCGCAGTAAGTGAGCCCATTGAACGCGGGCAGGGGGTGAAACTCACCGAACAGCCCTACAGCCAGCACGACGTCGATCGTTTCCTGACCACCGGCACTGGCTACCTCGGGCCCGCCGAACGTCGAGCAGTCATCTGGCGACTCCTCGAGGATGGCGGAACACCCGCAGGGGTCGCCCGTCGGGTCGGATGCTCCGCACTGACCGTGCGTCGAGCCCGCCAGGCCCTCATCGAGGCGCGCGGGGACATGGCGGTGGCGTCATGAGTCAGCTCATCTTCCACGGCGCCTGTGGCCAGTCCTGGACCGGCCTGACTCGCGCGCACTGCTCGGGTTGCCACGAGGTCTTCGTCTCGTCGGGGTTCGACAAGCACCAGCGCATCAACGGCGGCAAGGTTACCTGCCTCCCGCCGGCCGACGTCGGCCTCATCGCCCGCGAAAAGCCCTGGGGCGTCCTGTGGGGGATGCCCGGTGGGTATTGGGATGACACCGAGGGCGGTGACGCATGAGCATTCGAAGTATCCCCATCGCCCTACAGCGTGACCCCGAGTTCGGCCGGCTTAGCATCGGGGCCCAGTGGGCATTGTTCAGCCTCACCGCGTCATTCGACCTGAAGGCGGACGGCGTAGCTGTGCTGACTGCGCGCCGCTGGTCGGGCACCTGGTCGACTCACGCCTCCGAGGAGGGCATCGTCTCAGCCCTTGCCGAACTGGAACTGTCGGGTTTTGTGAGGGTGGATGACGAGGAAGGCGAGGTCTTCCACGCGAAGTACTACGAGTGGCAGCGACTCGGGGCCCAGCCTCGCCGAGTAGCTGGCGCCTGGGACCTGCTCGCGAGGCGATCGCCCGTGATACGTGAAGTAGCCCAGGACACCCTGCTTGCCGAAGTGGCTCGGGCGAGCAAGAACGCCAAGCCGTTGGCCGAAGGTCGGAAGTCGGTCTTCGAGCGGGACAGCTGGCGCTGCGTTGCCTGCGGCTGGGGGTTGGGCGACGACATCCCCCTCACCGCCACGGGCCGCCCGCTGCACCGCGGCCTTGAGGTGGACCATGTCTTCCCGAAGTCAAAGGGTGGCGTGGATGGGCCGGAGAACTTCCAGACGCTCTGCACCTCTTGCAATTCCAGCAAGGGTGCGAAGCTCCGGTGAGCGCGCACCTACTCATCGTCGCTGGCTACATGGACATCCCGGAGAAGCACAAGCTGGCGCTGATGAAGATCTGCGACAGCGCCGATGACGGATCCAGGATCGGCTACCCGGGACTGGATGCCATTCGCGCATGGACCGGGGCTGCCAGGTCGCAGGCACTGGCCATCCTTGTGGACCTTCAGAAGTGGGGCCTGCTCATGCAGGTGGAGCAGGGGCACCGAGGTCGCCGCGCGTCCTACAAGGTGTTCCCGGACGCCGGCGACGAGAAGGGGTCGCTGTCGGTCCGACGGGGCGGAGTTTGTCCGGGGGCGGACGCGTTCAAGGGCAGCCCTGGCATCCCTAAGGAGGAGGAACTGGCGCACCGGCTGGCGTCGGCGGACACGCGACGAGCGACTGAACGCAAGGCGAAAGGGTCCAGCCCAGACCGGACCCTTTCGGTTGCCAATGGGTCCAGCCCAGACCGGACCCATTCCGAGGTAAAGGGTCCAGCCCAGACCGGACCCTTTCTAGGCGCAAAGGGTCCGGCGCAGGGCGAGAAAGGGTCCGGAATTTTCGACAAAGGGTCCGGCCCAGACCGGACCCCTTCGGTTCCTTACTTCGGAACTACTACTTCTTCACAAGCCGCTGACGCGGCTTGGGCTGACGACGAACCCAGCGACGGCCTCTTCGAAATCGCCCGCCCCGATCCTCCCGAAGCAGCCCCCGCCCAGGTTCTGGTGGCCGCCTACTGCGATGCGGTGGAAGCCAGTGGCGGCATGCACACCACGTCGATGCGCGGAGCTATCGGCCGCCATGTGAAGCGACTCATCAAGGATGACGGCATCGATCTGCCGGTGCTGCTCGTCGCAGTCCAACGCGCTGGCGCGGCCAGAGCCCGCGACGTCGACCGCTTCCTCGGGGAAGCCCACGACACGTACGCGAAGAGCGACCAAGCACGCCGCGCAATGTTCGCCGCATGGGAACGACTCTCACACCCGGCGGCAACAGCAACCATCCGCCAGATTGGAGCCTGACCATGAACCTCCCCGAAACGGCCCGCCTCTGTCGGGTCATTGCGCAACTTTCCCCGTCACAGAAGATGGACGAGGAGACCCCGAAATTCTGGGCGGTGCCGCTGGGAGACATCGAGCTGCGTGAGGCGCTGGATGCCGCCGGCTCCCTGATCCGCCAGCAGCCCTACATCGGCGTTCACGACATCTGCGCCGAGGTTGAGCGCATGCGCCAGGAGCGGGCCGCCGACAACCTGCCGGCCCCGAACGTGGACCCCGATGACGTCGTGGCGTATCTGGCCGAGCAGCGCGCCCTGGCCGCGGCTGACGTGAACGGGCGCCTGGACCGGGAGGCCTACGAGGCGGGTGGCTTCACGCTGACCGGCGCAGCGCCGTGGGTGGCTGCGGGCGAACTTCGACAGCATCGCCAGGTCGACGTGTCCCGCATCGGCGCCCTGCCGGGAGGCGCCCGGTGAGCATCCACGAGATTCCCCGACAGTCGGACGGCTGGGACTTCGAGGCCCGCCGCCCGCCGCAGGATGTCGCGGCGGAGCGGTCGGTGCTGGGCGGCATGCTGCTGTCGAAGGATGCGATCGCTGATGTCGTCGAGCAGATCCGCGGCGTGGACTTTTACCGTCCGGCCCATGAGGCGATCTTCGATGCGATCGTCGGGCTGGAGAGTCGCGGTGAGCCGGCTGATGCGGTGACGGTGGCTGACGAGCTGAAGAAGCGCGGCGACCTGGACCGGGTCGGTGGCCCGGTGTACGTGCATGACTTGATCGCCGGTGTGCCGACGGCAACGAACGCGGGCTATTACGCGCGGATCGTCGCGGAGCGTGCCGCGTTGAGGCGCCTGGTCGATGCCGGGGCCCGCATCTCAGAGCTGGGCTATGGCGGATCTGACGGCCGCGGAGGAGGTGAGACGAAGGGAATCATCTCCGAGGCGGTTTCGACGCTCCAGGGCGCCACCGAAGGCCGCTCCCGCGATGAATACGTCCGGCTGTCGGAGATCCTGGGGCCAGCCGTGGACGAGGTGGAGGCGGCGAGCCATCGCGGCGCTTCGCTCACGGGGGTTCCGACGGGGTTCGCCGACCTCGACGCTCTCACCCATGGCCTGCACCCCGGGCAGATGATCGTGATTGCTGCCCGTCCGGCTCAGGGGAAGTCGACGTTCGGTCTAGACCTCCTTCGGTCGGCGTCGGTCAAGCATGGTCTGACGTCGGTGATGTTCAGCCTCGAGATGGGTCGCACGGAGATCGCGCACCGCCTCATCTCGGCGGAGTCTCGGGTTCCGTTGCAGAACATCCGCAAGGGGCAGATGCGCGAGCAGGACTGGACGCGCATGGCTGATGCGGTGCGCCGGGTGAACGGCGCCCCGTTCTTCGTTGACGACAGTCCGAACCTGACCCTGATGGACATCCGGGCCAAGTGCCGGCGGCTGAAGCAGAAGCACGACCTGAAGTTCGTCGTGATCGACTACTTGCAGCTCATGACGTCCGGCCGCCGGGTCGAGTCCCGTCAGCAGGAGGTATCTGAGTTCTCGCGTTCCATCAAGCTTCTGGCGAAGGAGCTCCAGGTTCCGATCGTCGCGCTGAGTCAGTTGAACCGTGGGCCGGAGCAGCGCAGCGACAAGAAGCCCGCGATGAGCGACATTCGCGAAAGTGGTTCTGTGGAACAGGATGCCGACGTGGTCATCCTCCTTCACCGTGAGGACGCGTACGAGAAGGAGCACAAGCGGGCGGGTGAGGCTGACTTCATCGTCGCGAAGCACCGCAACGGGCCGACGGACACGATCACCGTGGCGTTCCAGGGCCATTACTCGCGCTTCGTTGACATGGCGCAGCCGTCGTGAACCCCCGTCATACGGCCCAGCCGGCGCCGTGTCGTGGCCGTCGTGCTGCGTCGTCTGCCCCGCCGGTCGCTGAGGCCGTGTGTGGTGCTGTGGGCGCCTGCCTGGCTCTGGCCATGCTGGTGTCGGGCGGGTGGCTTGCGGTGGCTGCGCTGGTCGCTGTGGCGGTCCTGGTGGGGCTTGTTGCGGTGGTGGTCCGGTGGCCGTGATTGCGTTGCTCATGTGGGCCCTGACGGTCGGCTATTGGCTGGGGCGTTGGCGGCCCTTGCGGTGGGCTCGGGACCGTACGGAGCGGTGGCTTCGCTGGGGCTGGCCGCGGTGGATGCCTTTGTGGCTGGTGGCGTTGACGTGGTCGGTTCTGCATCCGGTGCGCGCTGTTCGGGCTTGGCGGCACCGGCATGATCCGCCGCGGCCGAGGATGTCGACGGAGAGCTTGTTCAAGGGTGGTGGATCGTGATGCGGATTCTCGTTACGGGCTCTCGGGATTGGACCGATGAGGATGTCGTCTACGAGGCGCTGGTGACGTACTCGTTGCCGGGTGACGTGATCGTGCATGGTGCGTGCCCGACGGGCGCTGATGCGTTCGCGGATCGGTGGGCCGTGTCGAACGGTCGGGCGGTCGAGCGGCACCCGGCGTTGTGGCGGGTGCACGGGAGGTCCGCTGGGCCGATACGGAACCAGCAGATGGTCGCGCGTGGGGCTGAGGTGTGTCTGGCGTTCCCGCTGGGTGTCTCGCGTGGGACTCGCGGGTGCATGGCTATGGCTGGGGCTGCCGGGATTCCGGTCAAGATTTTCGAGGGGGAGCAGTGACGTTGACCCGCACCCGGCTCAAGCCTGGTCGCCGTGAGCTGACTGCGGCGCAGCAGGAGGGCTACGACGAGGTTCACGCCAGGTCCGCGCAGGTGACCCTGGCCGAGCTGCGGAAGGCTCGGGGTGCGGGGGAGGATGTCGAGGCCCGGGACGAGATCCTGGGGACGGGCCGTGGGGGTGAGTTCTCGCACCGCCGGGACGCTTCCGACTCGCAGGATCAGGACGGCGGATTTCAGCCCTGGAACGGCTTGTGGGTCTCGCGTGCTGTGCACGATCTCCTTCATCGGGACTTCGCTTTTGCCCGTGCGGGTGGCTGGCGGTTGCGGTCGTGGGAGGACCCGAGCCTGGTTCCGGTGTGGCTCTCGCTGCCTTACCCCAGGTGGTGGTGGATTCGGCCGGCGCCTGATGGTGGCCCGCATTTGATTGTGGAGTGTGAGCGTCAGCCGACACGTCCTC is a window encoding:
- a CDS encoding phage antirepressor KilAC domain-containing protein, with the protein product MTLAEAKTSPFVFNGREVHAFNGSDGKPWFWAADVCRELEIKNISDAVASLDGDEKGLATADTPGGSQQVRIINEPGMWSLVLRSRKPEAKAFKRWITHEVIPVLRVHGAYSIPGQRQSPVLPSRRELAQMVIEVEDALAASEQKVAKLEPKAAYVDRVILVEGDLSVRDTAQILKRDHGLDVGEHRLFARLREWKWIGADRRPYQRYIECGWLSVKEQSYEHPKTGERTAASPQVRVTARGRLEIHQRLAAGQTALELESGAL
- a CDS encoding phage Gp37/Gp68 family protein, which gives rise to MSTNTKIEWATKSWSPVLGCDRVSPGCDGCYAIRTVHRLAHNPSPKVGPLYVDLTERRDGRLDWTGNIRTIPERLNDPIEWRKPQRIFVNSQADLFHKDVPQDFIVKVLAVMAMAPQHTFLVLTKRHARMRSILSDPALQADVQAEVRRMHADRDWGEPLQKRWPLRNLHLGVSVEDQHWADIRIPALLATPAAVRWISAEPLLGPIDLDLPRCDTHGRDEIHADQNGQQWCTDCSADGFGGELSYGHWLTLDGGLDGVIVGGESGPAARPMNPNWARSLRDQCDEYGVPFAFKQWGEYRPLAMGPLSVREETTPRDVWIDNAGTVTPNVDPCVVELDARVMRRVGKKAAGRLLDGQLHDEYAAVAV
- a CDS encoding DNA cytosine methyltransferase, producing the protein MLRLNDWFCGAGGATQGAHTVPGVEPVLAANHNEQAIATHSANFPDVEHFRGDIKDLDVAGHPYAEIFWASPECTNWSVAKGKKVDYDGSKQPGLFGDTEIEDDVMRSRALMQDVIRYLEGMDLRQQPVLAGVVENVTDIRKWEHWHAWRSRIEKIGYRTRLIALNSMHAESTRAPRAPQSRDRLYLAYWHTKIGRDPDWDRWLRPSAHCPTCDRDVAAVQSWKKPGTDMGRYRQQYVYRCPTVSCRGQIVEPVFVPAAAAIDWTLPGTRIGDRAKPLADKTLARIRAGIEKYARPISLEAAGNTFERRPGVRTWPMDEPLKTLHTSASKALAVPPMLMPAGGTWNDTGQPLSQPMRARTTRETEGVLVPPLLVPVEGRDGKQAGAVAEHLRTMTTRNETGLLIPPFITELRGGGSDHRPISESLATITASGNHHGLVTMQAWAAMYGYDSGALRNHHQMPMPTQTTVQGDGVLTGQGLPAVEDCLFRMLEPHEIHAGMAFVPGYIVLGSKRDKVKQLGNAVTPPVAEVLVSALVECISGEPIERAA
- a CDS encoding HNH endonuclease signature motif containing protein, whose product is MSIRSIPIALQRDPEFGRLSIGAQWALFSLTASFDLKADGVAVLTARRWSGTWSTHASEEGIVSALAELELSGFVRVDDEEGEVFHAKYYEWQRLGAQPRRVAGAWDLLARRSPVIREVAQDTLLAEVARASKNAKPLAEGRKSVFERDSWRCVACGWGLGDDIPLTATGRPLHRGLEVDHVFPKSKGGVDGPENFQTLCTSCNSSKGAKLR
- the dnaB gene encoding replicative DNA helicase, translating into MSIHEIPRQSDGWDFEARRPPQDVAAERSVLGGMLLSKDAIADVVEQIRGVDFYRPAHEAIFDAIVGLESRGEPADAVTVADELKKRGDLDRVGGPVYVHDLIAGVPTATNAGYYARIVAERAALRRLVDAGARISELGYGGSDGRGGGETKGIISEAVSTLQGATEGRSRDEYVRLSEILGPAVDEVEAASHRGASLTGVPTGFADLDALTHGLHPGQMIVIAARPAQGKSTFGLDLLRSASVKHGLTSVMFSLEMGRTEIAHRLISAESRVPLQNIRKGQMREQDWTRMADAVRRVNGAPFFVDDSPNLTLMDIRAKCRRLKQKHDLKFVVIDYLQLMTSGRRVESRQQEVSEFSRSIKLLAKELQVPIVALSQLNRGPEQRSDKKPAMSDIRESGSVEQDADVVILLHREDAYEKEHKRAGEADFIVAKHRNGPTDTITVAFQGHYSRFVDMAQPS
- a CDS encoding DUF2493 domain-containing protein; amino-acid sequence: MRILVTGSRDWTDEDVVYEALVTYSLPGDVIVHGACPTGADAFADRWAVSNGRAVERHPALWRVHGRSAGPIRNQQMVARGAEVCLAFPLGVSRGTRGCMAMAGAAGIPVKIFEGEQ